The following are encoded in a window of Phytoactinopolyspora mesophila genomic DNA:
- the rpmF gene encoding 50S ribosomal protein L32 has product MAVPKRKMSRSNTRHRRSQWKAKLPQIQRRTVNGRTTWVVSHRAHVVEDSQGTALYKEYNGRQVGDA; this is encoded by the coding sequence GTGGCCGTCCCCAAGCGCAAGATGTCCAGGAGCAACACCCGCCACCGCCGTTCGCAGTGGAAGGCCAAGCTGCCGCAGATCCAGCGTCGTACCGTCAACGGACGCACCACCTGGGTGGTGTCGCACCGTGCGCACGTCGTTGAAGACTCGCAGGGCACTGCGCTGTACAAGGAGTACAACGGGCGGCAGGTTGGCGACGCCTGA
- a CDS encoding YceD family protein, whose product MRRVSRDVPAPADLGLGGVVEAPEGTDVELKVRLEAVMEGVLASGTARTSFSGECVRCLDAVGGEVVVDIQELYAYPENEPGQEAGEDDLFVVEDKIDLEQPVRDAIVLALPSAPVCREDCPGLCSECGARLADDPSHTHEKTDPRWAALAELLTDDTNESGSSGAGPTEEK is encoded by the coding sequence ATGCGTAGGGTCTCGCGTGATGTGCCGGCGCCGGCAGACCTCGGACTCGGCGGTGTGGTCGAGGCACCCGAAGGGACCGACGTCGAGCTGAAGGTACGGCTCGAGGCGGTCATGGAGGGCGTGCTCGCTTCGGGAACGGCACGTACGTCGTTCAGTGGTGAGTGTGTACGGTGCCTGGATGCCGTCGGTGGTGAAGTGGTCGTCGACATTCAGGAGCTGTACGCTTACCCCGAGAATGAGCCTGGCCAGGAGGCCGGAGAGGACGATCTGTTCGTTGTCGAGGACAAGATCGACCTCGAGCAGCCGGTACGCGACGCGATTGTCTTAGCGCTGCCGTCGGCGCCGGTCTGCCGGGAGGATTGCCCGGGTTTGTGCTCCGAGTGCGGGGCGCGGCTTGCGGATGATCCGTCCCACACGCACGAGAAAACCGATCCACGGTGGGCGGCTCTGGCCGAGCTGCTCACTGATGACACGAACGAGTCCGGCTCCAGCGGGGCCGGCCCGACTGAGGAGAAGTAG
- a CDS encoding sodium/glutamate symporter, giving the protein MSADVVGMALLLLGLVLVVAKLVRLRSRWCQRLFLPSSIIGGFLALLLGPEILGRIAGAFGYDGWGDGGMFGSQILEVWSTLPGLLISVVFATLFLGERIPNPKDAAKLVGPQMSFGVALGAGQYVIGLLLAILLLAPLFDIDPMAGALIEISFEGGHGTAAGMRDAMAANGFPEGADLALGLATVGVVSGIVIGVGVINWAVRRGHTVFLKGDAQTSVEEQRGLYLKDEQHPAATMTVRPSSVEPLAIHFSIVAVAILIGHVMLSALRGIEEALWKDDVELFAHVPLFPLAMLGGVVVQLAIDRLDRTGIVDRLMMLRIQGLALDLLIISALATLSIQAIADQLGPFLLLAGVGIAWNVLALVYIARRIIPRYWFERGIGDFGQSMGVTATGLILMRVADPEAKSPAFEAFGYKQLLFEPFFGGGLITAASIPLISQFGPEPFLLAMAALLVFALATGLLYFGKQRAEPSGKP; this is encoded by the coding sequence ATGTCCGCTGACGTCGTCGGGATGGCATTGCTGCTCCTCGGGCTGGTCCTGGTGGTCGCCAAGCTCGTCCGGCTGCGCAGCCGCTGGTGCCAGCGGCTGTTCCTGCCGAGCTCGATCATCGGCGGATTCCTCGCGCTCCTACTCGGCCCGGAGATCCTGGGACGCATCGCCGGGGCATTCGGTTATGACGGCTGGGGCGACGGTGGGATGTTCGGCAGCCAGATCCTGGAGGTCTGGAGCACGCTGCCGGGTCTGCTGATCAGCGTCGTTTTCGCCACACTGTTCCTCGGCGAGCGGATCCCCAACCCGAAGGACGCGGCCAAGCTCGTCGGCCCCCAGATGTCCTTCGGCGTCGCGCTGGGCGCCGGTCAATACGTCATCGGCCTACTGCTCGCTATTCTGCTGCTTGCTCCGTTGTTCGACATCGACCCGATGGCCGGGGCGCTGATCGAGATCTCGTTCGAGGGCGGGCACGGGACCGCAGCGGGCATGCGCGACGCCATGGCCGCCAACGGTTTCCCCGAGGGCGCCGACCTCGCCCTCGGGCTGGCTACCGTAGGTGTCGTATCCGGCATCGTCATCGGTGTCGGCGTGATCAACTGGGCCGTCCGTCGCGGCCATACCGTCTTCTTGAAGGGCGATGCGCAGACCTCCGTCGAGGAGCAACGCGGGCTCTACCTCAAAGACGAGCAGCACCCGGCCGCCACCATGACCGTACGTCCGTCCTCGGTCGAGCCGCTGGCGATCCACTTCTCGATCGTCGCCGTCGCCATCCTGATCGGCCACGTCATGCTCAGCGCGTTGCGCGGTATCGAAGAAGCGCTCTGGAAAGACGACGTCGAGCTCTTCGCCCACGTGCCGTTGTTTCCGCTGGCGATGCTGGGCGGGGTCGTCGTCCAGCTCGCCATCGACCGGCTCGACCGTACCGGCATCGTCGACCGGCTGATGATGTTGCGCATCCAGGGACTCGCGCTGGATCTACTCATCATCAGCGCCCTCGCGACGCTGTCCATTCAGGCGATCGCGGACCAGCTCGGGCCGTTCCTCCTGCTGGCGGGTGTGGGGATCGCGTGGAACGTCCTGGCGCTGGTGTACATCGCCCGCCGGATCATCCCGCGCTACTGGTTCGAGCGCGGCATAGGAGACTTCGGCCAGTCGATGGGCGTGACCGCCACCGGCCTGATCCTGATGCGAGTAGCCGACCCCGAGGCGAAGAGTCCCGCCTTCGAAGCCTTCGGATACAAACAACTCCTGTTCGAGCCGTTCTTCGGCGGGGGTTTGATCACCGCCGCATCCATCCCGCTGATCTCGCAGTTCGGGCCCGAACCGTTCCTCCTGGCGATGGCGGCGTTGCTGGTCTTCGCGCTGGCCACTGGGCTGCTGTACTTCGGCAAACAACGTGCCGAACCAAGTGGGAAGCCCTAG
- the mutM gene encoding bifunctional DNA-formamidopyrimidine glycosylase/DNA-(apurinic or apyrimidinic site) lyase encodes MPELPEVEVVRRGLERHVAGRRIQRVEVLHPRAVRRHPAGASDFESVLAGTRIMAVRRRGKYLWLPLDDDPADRAILGHLGMSGQLILQQESVPDGAHLRVRFVFDDAGPQLRFVDQRTFGGLAVQPVDRSGLPVEIAHIARDPMDPEFDVPAFAAALRRRRTGVKRALLDQSLISGVGNIYADEALWRARLHYARPTETLRAPETSRLIEAVREVMAAALAEGGTSFDQLYVNVNGESGFFDRSLQAYGRADRPCRRCGTPIRRDPFMNRSSYTCPRCQPRPRRAHW; translated from the coding sequence GTGCCGGAGCTTCCCGAGGTCGAGGTAGTCCGCCGAGGTCTGGAACGCCACGTCGCGGGACGGCGCATCCAGCGTGTCGAGGTTCTTCATCCGCGGGCGGTGCGCCGCCATCCGGCCGGCGCGTCCGACTTCGAGTCGGTGCTGGCCGGCACTCGGATCATGGCGGTGCGGCGGCGTGGGAAATACTTGTGGCTGCCGTTGGACGACGACCCTGCCGACCGCGCGATCCTCGGTCATCTCGGCATGAGTGGGCAGCTCATCTTGCAGCAGGAGTCGGTGCCTGACGGCGCCCATCTGCGGGTCAGGTTCGTCTTCGACGATGCCGGGCCGCAACTACGCTTCGTCGACCAGCGTACTTTCGGTGGCCTGGCGGTTCAGCCGGTGGATCGGAGTGGACTGCCGGTCGAGATCGCGCATATCGCCCGTGATCCGATGGATCCGGAGTTCGATGTGCCCGCGTTCGCCGCCGCGCTGCGCCGGCGGCGCACCGGTGTGAAGCGCGCGCTGCTCGACCAGTCGTTGATCTCCGGCGTTGGGAACATCTACGCCGACGAGGCCTTGTGGCGGGCTCGGCTGCATTATGCCCGGCCGACAGAGACGTTGCGCGCGCCGGAGACGTCGCGGCTGATTGAAGCTGTGCGCGAGGTGATGGCCGCTGCGTTGGCGGAAGGCGGAACCTCATTCGACCAGCTATACGTCAACGTCAACGGTGAGAGTGGTTTCTTCGACCGATCATTGCAGGCGTACGGCAGGGCTGACCGTCCGTGCCGGCGTTGCGGCACACCGATCCGTCGTGATCCTTTCATGAATCGCTCCTCCTACACCTGCCCGCGGTGTCAGCCCCGGCCCCGGCGAGCTCATTGGTGA
- the rnc gene encoding ribonuclease III, with the protein MTAEPKVNAELEALLGLSVDAKLLEQALTHRSYAYEHGGLPTNERLEFLGDAVLGLVVTDSLYHRHPDLSEGQLAKLRAAVVNMRALAGVGRALRLGDFLRLGRGEETTGGRDKASILADTVEALIGAVYVDRGMADATALVHRLVDDLIDVSATLGAGLDWKTSLQEYTSRHSLGVPEYHVSEEGPDHQKTFTAEVLLGGVVHGSGQGRSKKEAEANAAELAWSALNSRSGDEAADDNAAAHSGSVLEAESDVS; encoded by the coding sequence ATGACGGCCGAGCCGAAGGTGAACGCTGAGCTCGAGGCACTGCTTGGACTTTCCGTTGATGCGAAGCTCCTCGAACAGGCATTGACGCATCGTTCGTATGCGTACGAGCACGGCGGGTTGCCCACCAACGAACGGCTCGAGTTTCTCGGCGATGCAGTTCTTGGCCTGGTGGTGACCGATTCGCTGTATCACCGGCACCCTGATCTGTCGGAAGGGCAGCTGGCGAAGCTACGCGCGGCTGTAGTCAACATGCGCGCGTTGGCTGGCGTCGGCCGTGCCCTACGCCTCGGCGATTTCCTCCGGCTGGGCCGTGGTGAGGAGACCACCGGTGGGCGGGACAAAGCCTCCATCCTCGCCGACACCGTCGAGGCGCTCATCGGGGCGGTCTACGTCGATCGGGGAATGGCTGACGCTACGGCGCTGGTTCATCGCCTGGTCGACGATCTCATCGACGTCTCGGCCACCTTGGGTGCCGGGCTCGACTGGAAGACGTCGTTGCAGGAGTACACGTCACGGCATTCGCTCGGGGTGCCCGAGTATCACGTGAGCGAGGAAGGCCCCGACCACCAGAAGACGTTCACCGCCGAGGTTCTTCTCGGCGGCGTGGTCCATGGCAGCGGTCAGGGCCGAAGCAAGAAGGAAGCCGAGGCCAACGCCGCGGAGCTGGCGTGGAGTGCGCTGAATTCGCGCTCCGGGGATGAAGCCGCGGATGACAACGCCGCCGCGCATTCCGGATCCGTGCTCGAGGCCGAATCCGACGTTTCCTGA
- the smc gene encoding chromosome segregation protein SMC, giving the protein MHLKSLTLRGFKSFASSTTLQFEPGITCVVGPNGSGKSNVVDALAWVMGEQGAKSLRGGKMEDVIFAGTAGRPALGRAEVILTIDNADGALPIEYSEVTISRTMFRNGGSEYSINGQGCRLLDVQELLSDSGIGREMHVIVGQGQLDSILSATPEGRRGFVEEAAGVLKHRKRKEKALRKLEAMQANLTRLQDLTAELRRQLGPLGKQAELARRAQTIQADLRDARLRLLADDLVQARASFEQEVADETALKARQSELTQALEQARAAEARLEAETKEVAPLLARAQDAWYGLSSLRERVRGTASLAAERGRHLETAESAAPQGRDPDELEEEAAAIREQEVELAEQIEEARETLDEAIAQRSEAEEAVEAEERQLAALVRAAADRREGRARLSGQVEGLRRQASAAEAELARLITARTEAQARAAEAEREFTSLETTIAGLSVGEEGLDAEYERVAAELAEAEQAVESLQEQERSAERERATLAARKEALEIGLSRKDGAASLLAASERVSGIMGSVAALLTVEPGWETTVATALGSASDAVAVGSVDDAVAALRMLRDEDLGQAGLLVGGAPYDDPGAWTTLPAGMRYVVDVVTAPAELRPALTSLLRAMVAVEDLASARALVAEYPDLCAVTRDGDLLARGRAYGGSSSAPSLLEVQAAVDEAADQLAAATGRAERLRRELAAATQRRDKAAATEAAALSKLHESDAELSAVAEQLGRLGHAARSANEEAERLATAVTEAEEARDRHVAALAEMEERLEAAEDAGDEEAVEPSTEERDRLAEIVRIARQRETEARLSLRTGEERVRALAGRAESLERAAREERESRARAETLAKKRAQAASIARAVAQGAQILLNRVEESIEVADAERTEAEQARAERDAALSTERERTRTIAAELEEVTSSVHRDELARAQHRMRVEALETKALEELGVDPESLVDEYGPHLMIPVLEAPAQPGPGAGPGSANGEPTRGDAQDVSDTGDPPHRTVPFVREEQEKRARKAERELNKLGKVNPLALEEYAALEERHSFLAEQLEDLKRTRKDLLDIVKEVDDRVQEVFTSAYEDTAREFASVFSRLFPGGEGRLILTEPDDMLVTGIDVEARPPGKKVKRLSLLSGGERSLVAVAFLVALFKARPSPFYILDEVEAALDDTNLGRLLGIYEELRERSQLIVITHQKRTMEITDALYGVSMRGDGVTAVISQRIRESEPA; this is encoded by the coding sequence TTGCATCTGAAGAGCTTGACGTTGCGGGGGTTCAAGTCCTTCGCGTCGTCGACGACGCTGCAATTCGAGCCGGGGATCACCTGCGTTGTGGGGCCCAACGGCTCGGGCAAGTCGAACGTCGTCGACGCCCTGGCGTGGGTCATGGGCGAACAAGGTGCCAAGAGCCTTCGCGGCGGGAAGATGGAGGACGTCATCTTCGCCGGTACCGCCGGCCGGCCGGCGCTGGGTCGCGCCGAAGTGATCTTGACTATCGACAACGCCGACGGCGCGTTGCCCATCGAGTACTCCGAGGTCACCATCTCGCGGACGATGTTCCGCAACGGCGGATCCGAGTACTCGATCAACGGCCAGGGCTGCCGCTTGCTCGATGTCCAGGAGCTGTTGTCCGACTCGGGTATCGGCCGCGAGATGCACGTGATCGTCGGCCAGGGGCAACTCGATTCCATCCTGTCGGCCACGCCGGAAGGCCGCCGCGGGTTCGTCGAAGAAGCCGCCGGGGTGCTCAAGCATCGCAAGCGTAAAGAGAAGGCGCTGCGCAAACTGGAGGCGATGCAGGCCAACCTCACCAGGTTGCAGGATCTCACCGCTGAGCTACGCCGCCAGCTCGGGCCGCTCGGAAAGCAGGCTGAACTGGCCCGCAGGGCACAGACCATCCAGGCCGATCTGCGCGATGCCAGGCTGCGGCTGCTGGCTGACGATCTAGTGCAGGCCCGTGCCAGCTTCGAGCAGGAGGTCGCCGACGAGACCGCCCTGAAAGCCAGGCAATCCGAACTCACCCAGGCACTTGAACAGGCACGTGCGGCCGAGGCGCGGCTCGAAGCAGAGACCAAAGAGGTCGCTCCACTGCTGGCGCGGGCCCAGGACGCCTGGTACGGCCTGTCCAGCTTGCGCGAACGGGTCCGAGGCACGGCATCGCTGGCCGCCGAGCGTGGACGCCATCTGGAGACCGCAGAGAGCGCTGCTCCTCAGGGACGTGATCCGGATGAGCTGGAGGAAGAAGCCGCTGCCATCCGCGAGCAGGAGGTCGAGCTCGCGGAGCAGATCGAGGAAGCACGCGAGACCCTCGACGAAGCCATCGCTCAGCGCAGCGAGGCCGAGGAAGCTGTCGAAGCCGAGGAACGGCAGCTCGCCGCCTTGGTCCGGGCGGCCGCTGATCGGCGTGAGGGACGCGCCCGGCTCTCCGGGCAGGTAGAAGGGCTGCGACGGCAGGCGTCCGCGGCTGAGGCCGAATTGGCACGGCTGATCACCGCCCGCACCGAGGCGCAGGCGCGTGCCGCCGAAGCTGAGCGGGAATTCACCAGCCTCGAAACCACCATCGCCGGACTCTCTGTGGGGGAAGAAGGCCTCGACGCGGAATACGAGCGAGTGGCGGCCGAGCTGGCCGAGGCCGAGCAAGCCGTCGAGTCGCTGCAGGAACAGGAGCGCTCGGCCGAGCGGGAACGGGCCACCCTGGCCGCTCGTAAGGAGGCGCTCGAGATCGGCCTGTCGCGCAAGGACGGCGCCGCCTCGCTGCTCGCCGCTTCCGAGCGGGTGTCCGGCATCATGGGTTCGGTGGCGGCCCTGCTGACCGTCGAACCAGGCTGGGAGACCACCGTCGCCACTGCGCTCGGCTCGGCCTCGGACGCGGTGGCGGTCGGGTCGGTCGATGATGCCGTGGCGGCGCTGAGAATGCTCCGCGACGAAGACCTCGGCCAGGCAGGGCTGCTCGTGGGTGGCGCTCCGTACGACGATCCCGGCGCCTGGACCACTTTGCCCGCTGGTATGCGCTACGTGGTCGACGTCGTGACGGCGCCAGCCGAACTTCGCCCGGCGCTGACCAGCCTGCTGCGCGCGATGGTGGCGGTCGAAGACCTCGCCTCGGCCCGGGCGCTGGTCGCCGAATACCCCGACCTGTGTGCCGTCACGCGTGATGGCGATCTTCTCGCCCGTGGTCGCGCCTACGGCGGATCCTCGAGCGCGCCGAGCTTGCTGGAGGTTCAAGCCGCGGTCGACGAAGCCGCCGACCAACTTGCCGCGGCTACCGGCCGGGCCGAGCGGCTGCGTCGTGAGCTGGCAGCGGCCACGCAACGGCGGGACAAGGCCGCCGCCACCGAGGCGGCGGCGCTGAGCAAGCTGCACGAATCCGACGCCGAACTGTCCGCGGTCGCCGAGCAACTCGGCCGGCTGGGGCACGCCGCGCGATCGGCGAACGAGGAAGCCGAACGGCTCGCCACCGCTGTCACCGAAGCCGAGGAGGCACGGGATCGCCACGTCGCGGCTCTGGCCGAGATGGAGGAACGGCTGGAAGCGGCCGAAGACGCCGGCGACGAAGAAGCTGTCGAGCCGTCCACCGAGGAGCGTGACCGGCTGGCCGAGATCGTCCGGATCGCCCGGCAGCGCGAGACCGAGGCCAGGCTTTCGCTGCGCACAGGCGAGGAACGAGTCCGCGCGCTGGCGGGCCGGGCGGAGAGCCTGGAGCGTGCGGCACGAGAAGAGCGGGAGAGCAGGGCTCGCGCCGAGACGCTGGCGAAGAAGCGCGCTCAGGCAGCATCGATAGCGCGTGCCGTGGCTCAGGGGGCGCAGATCCTGCTGAACAGGGTCGAAGAGTCCATCGAGGTGGCTGACGCCGAGCGCACCGAAGCCGAGCAGGCGCGCGCCGAACGCGATGCCGCGCTGTCCACCGAGCGGGAACGGACCCGCACCATCGCCGCCGAGCTCGAGGAAGTGACCTCGTCGGTGCACCGGGACGAACTCGCCCGCGCCCAGCACCGGATGCGGGTCGAGGCCCTGGAGACCAAGGCACTCGAGGAACTGGGCGTCGACCCTGAGTCGCTCGTAGACGAGTACGGCCCGCACCTGATGATCCCCGTCCTGGAAGCGCCCGCTCAGCCCGGCCCTGGTGCCGGCCCGGGCAGCGCCAACGGCGAGCCCACGCGAGGTGACGCCCAGGATGTCTCGGACACCGGCGATCCACCGCATCGGACGGTGCCCTTCGTCCGTGAAGAACAGGAGAAGCGGGCTCGCAAGGCCGAGCGCGAGCTCAACAAGCTCGGCAAGGTCAACCCGCTGGCGCTGGAAGAGTACGCCGCCCTGGAGGAGCGCCACTCCTTCCTGGCCGAGCAGCTCGAGGACCTCAAGCGCACCAGGAAAGATCTGCTCGACATCGTCAAGGAAGTCGACGACCGCGTTCAAGAGGTCTTCACGAGCGCCTACGAAGACACCGCACGGGAGTTCGCGTCGGTGTTCTCCAGGCTTTTCCCGGGCGGGGAAGGGCGGCTGATCCTCACCGAACCTGACGACATGCTGGTCACCGGTATCGACGTCGAGGCGCGCCCGCCCGGCAAGAAGGTGAAGCGGCTGTCGCTGCTCTCTGGCGGTGAGCGGTCGCTGGTGGCGGTGGCTTTCCTGGTCGCGTTGTTCAAGGCTCGACCCAGCCCGTTCTACATCCTGGACGAGGTCGAAGCCGCCCTCGACGACACCAACCTCGGCCGGCTGCTAGGCATCTACGAGGAGCTTCGCGAGCGCAGCCAGCTGATCGTGATCACCCATCAGAAGCGCACCATGGAAATCACCGACGCTTTGTACGGCGTGTCGATGCGCGGCGACGGCGTCACGGCCGTGATCAGCCAGCGAATCCGCGAATCCGAGCCCGCCTGA
- the coaD gene encoding pantetheine-phosphate adenylyltransferase, producing MRRCVCPGSFDPVTNGHLDVIERAAGLFDEVVVAVLVNASKKGLFEHEERLRILGEVCAHMGNVRILGFQGLLVDFAQQNGIPVVLKGLRAMTDFDYELSMAQMNHRLTGLETFFVATNPEYSYLSSSLVKEVASYGGDVSGLVPKVVLDRLRERFGGESSRGA from the coding sequence TTGCGCCGATGCGTCTGCCCGGGATCGTTCGACCCCGTGACCAACGGGCACTTGGACGTCATCGAACGGGCGGCCGGGCTCTTCGACGAGGTAGTCGTGGCTGTCCTGGTCAATGCCTCGAAAAAGGGCCTGTTCGAGCATGAAGAGCGGCTCCGCATCCTGGGGGAGGTCTGCGCTCATATGGGCAACGTGCGGATCCTGGGCTTCCAGGGTCTTCTGGTGGACTTCGCTCAGCAGAACGGCATCCCGGTGGTGCTCAAGGGCCTACGGGCCATGACCGACTTCGACTACGAGCTGTCGATGGCACAGATGAACCATCGGCTCACGGGGCTGGAGACGTTCTTCGTCGCCACCAATCCTGAGTACTCGTATCTGTCGTCGAGCCTGGTCAAAGAAGTTGCCTCGTATGGGGGAGACGTCAGCGGGCTGGTGCCCAAGGTGGTACTCGACCGGCTGCGTGAGCGTTTCGGTGGGGAATCGTCGCGAGGCGCGTGA
- a CDS encoding RsmD family RNA methyltransferase, producing MTRIVAGAARGRRLRVPSGEMTRPTSDRVREAMFSALESMLGGFHGLRVLDLYAGSGALGLEALSRGATCVTLVESEARAVRTIEANLAAVGIPGATVVRDRVERFLSSRVRDLPGPAGELPEGPEPEDPGARPVRTPDPVELEKQPATPGSRYDVVLADPPYALATDDLHDALTLLADVWLEAGAVLVVERDRKSGPIRWPDGVNGLRDRAYGETVLWYGRSAGTDVPG from the coding sequence GTGACGAGGATAGTCGCGGGTGCGGCCCGCGGGCGGCGGCTACGTGTTCCGTCCGGAGAAATGACCCGGCCCACGTCCGACCGGGTGCGCGAGGCGATGTTCTCGGCGCTGGAGTCGATGCTGGGTGGTTTCCACGGCCTGCGGGTGCTCGATCTGTATGCCGGCAGCGGCGCGCTCGGGCTGGAAGCGCTCTCGCGGGGTGCGACGTGCGTCACGCTGGTCGAGTCCGAGGCGAGGGCGGTCCGGACCATTGAGGCGAACCTGGCAGCCGTCGGTATCCCCGGAGCGACGGTGGTTCGCGACCGCGTCGAGAGGTTCTTGTCGAGCCGGGTGCGGGACCTTCCGGGTCCGGCGGGCGAACTGCCGGAGGGACCTGAGCCGGAGGACCCGGGCGCCCGCCCGGTTCGGACGCCTGACCCTGTTGAGCTGGAGAAACAACCGGCGACCCCAGGTTCTCGGTATGACGTCGTGCTGGCCGATCCGCCGTACGCCCTGGCTACGGACGACCTGCATGACGCGCTGACGTTGCTGGCCGACGTCTGGCTGGAGGCCGGCGCCGTCCTGGTCGTCGAACGTGACCGCAAGAGCGGGCCGATCCGCTGGCCGGATGGGGTGAATGGGTTGCGGGATCGGGCATATGGAGAGACTGTGCTTTGGTACGGTCGCTCAGCTGGTACGGACGTACCGGGCTGA